GCTTGGAAACGTCCAAAAGAACATCTAAAAGACAATGGAATAGCATTCCGGAAGAACAAAAAGATTTGGTAGTAGAAATCGCTTTGGAACATACAGAACTTTCCTCAAGAGAACTGGCGCACAAAATTACCGATGAACAAGGTATTTTCATCTCAGAATCCAGTGTTTACAGGATTTTGAAGCAACGGGATTTAATCCCTGCACCGAATCATTTTTTACTTTCAGCAGCAAATGAATTTAAGGATAAGACAGAATTTGTGCATCAAATGTGGCAAACAGATTTCACTTATTTTAAAGTGATTGGTTGGGGTTGGTACTATCTGAGCACTGTTTTAGACGACTACAGCAGGTATATCATCCACTGGGAACTCTGTGATTCGATGAAGGCTGAAGATGTGAAAAGAACAGTAAATACAGCGATTGAAAAAGCAAAATTAAAGTCTAAAGCCAAACCGAAATTACTCTCAGACAATGGTTCCTGCTACATATCAAACGAACTCAGAACCTACCTGAAAGACGATTTGAAGATGAAGCAGGTTCACGGAAAGCCGATGCATCCGCAAACCCAAGGGAAAATAGAACGATACCACAGAACGATGAAAAATGTGGTAAAACTCAATCACTTCTATCATCCTGAAGAACTTGTGGAAGCTTTAGAAAAATTCGTAGAAAACTACAATAACAAGCGATATCACGAATCTTTGAAAAACCTTCCTCCAGCAGATGTGTACTTCGGAAGATCTGAGCAAATTTTGGAAAAAAGAAGACAAATAAAATCGGATTCAATCCGAAAAAGAAGACAGTTGTATTTTCAACAGAAATTTATAAATTTATAACCCTAAATACTCCTTAAGGATTTATTCCAAAATGTCCAAGTTAGTTTGAAGACGTACAAATGGTGATGGACTGCTTTTGCTGTTTCTTATTTTCAAATTTCCCCATCCGGTCTGACTCGATAAACAGTAACCCCTTATAAGCAAAAACTGACTTATTTACGATCACTGGATGATTTTTCATTTTTTTCTGACCGTCTTTTAAGTGCACAACTTCAATCTGCTGATTACTTAAATCATCTATTGTATGAAATGTTTGTTTGTTCTTTAAGTTGCTATCCAGAACCACGAACTTATTTTTGTAGCTGTAAGAATAGATGATTTTATCTGAATAATGATCTACAGCCAACTTTCCATCGGTGTCAAAGATGCCGTCATTCACTTTTTCAAGGAGTTCAGGATGAACCTTACTATTTACTTTCGGGTTTAATGATAGTAAGCCCAAAGATTGGATTTTTTTCTCCAGCGAATAAGTAATAATCGGAAATGATTCTTCATTCAATGTCTGTAGCTGACTAAAGTAAATTTGTTTGTAACTAATTGTCTTTAAATTAGTTTGTCCAGTATTTCCCTTATATAATATAGGAATAGTCCCGTCGTATAAGTAATAATGATTATTCTTTACCAACATTTTGGAACTTTTGAATGTAAAATCTGATTGGTCAGGAACTACAGAAAGTGCTTTAATTTTTTGAAAATCATTATCTATTGAGCTCAGTATAAAAGGCGTGGTATGGTTTCCCAAATACATCGAGTCTTTTGTTGATCCTGCAAAATAATATGAATTCACCTTCAGGTCAAACCTTCGCTCTTCATCCACAGGATGCTGTAGAAATCTTCTCACAAAGTTGTTTTCTTTCTCTGTTAAGTTTACTGACTGCTGATGCAGAAAAATCAGAATTCCGACACTGCACAATGACAATAGGAACATTAAAATGGCAGCGCTAGTCAAGTTTTCTTTCAAAATTTTAGTTTGTACTAAAATTGCGGCAGCTGCTAGAAAAACGGTTATAATATTGAAGATTAAATGTGTTCTCCAATCCATTTTTTCTAATATGCCTCCACATGAACAAGGAATAAACTCACTGTAGTTGAGAATAAGGTATATGTAAAAGGAGAATGAAACCATCAAAACAAAAGATGCATACAAACCCAGCCTTCTCGTCTTTTCAAATATCAATAACATACTGACTGAGAGTTCAAGGGCAAGTATTCCATAAGAAATGATGTCCGAGTATGAGGTCAGAAGTGGTGATTGACCGATTTGATATTGAAAATTTTCAAAATCCATCATCTTACTGATACTGGCATAACAAAACAGTAGGATGAAAAAATAACTGACGATTTCTACAAATCTTGTTTTGATGGTTTTCATATATTTTTAGCCTTTTTTGATTAAAATCCATTGTACCTTTTTGCCGCAGTAGTCAGGCATTGTTTCACCTTTTGACAGGAAAATTGTTGTGGTAATATGACCTTTCAATTCCCATTCTCCGCTGCAAGTGCATTTTTTCCCAGACGGCAAAATGATTTCTTTATTCTCCATGACCAGCAGTTATAAAATCTCAGAATTTTTAATAACACGATTATCTTTTACCAATGGTATCTTGGCTTATCCTCCAGTGCTGTTTGTCTCTTCTCGGTTCGTCATCATCACCAGTATCAAGATTGTCTGTATCTGAACCTTTTTCTGTTGACTTACTTGCATCTTTTGCTTCTGTTTTCTGTTTTTTAAAGCTGAGAGGTTTTGTGTTTTCCTGAAACATTTCCGAGTTAATATCAGCATCTGATCTTTCGCAAGACTGCATGAAAAATGCAGTAATTAAACTAAATATTGAGATATACTTTTTCATAATGTTTTAATGATTTTTAAAAGTTATCCCGGCCGGGTTGTTTAGATATCTGGTTCGAAATTAGAATGATTTTGCCCGTCGTAAAAGGGTTTGGTGGGATGATGGATCATTCGAAAAGGTATAATGGATACATTATTCCACTGAAAATCTGAATTATTATTTTGTGATTCAGAGGGTTATAACAGAATGGTGAATTAAGGCGTTTACTCTCGGATTTCTTATAAGAATTTGGTTAAATTTGGACTAACCATAATCACATGCAAAATCATAATCGACTTTTAATGCTTATTCTAGCATTGTTTGTGAATTTATTTCATAGTCAGGAGCAGGAGAATTCTTACAAAAAATTGTCAGCTCTTTTCAACTCTTATCCCGAAAATGATGAAAGAGCGATGGTATATGTGAATATGTATATTGGTAAAGCCAAAAAGGAACATGATTTTAACAAAGTAATAGCCGGTTACGAGGAAGCCATTTACTATTCCAACACAGCAGAACGGAAATTACGATATGGTGACAGTGCAATCGTTGCCGCAGTGAAATCTACAGACAATGATCAGATTTCCCGTGCTTATTTGGGTAAAGGAATTATCTATTACTACAACATCAGAAATCATAAAAAAGCTCTTGAAGAATATTTAAAAGCCTTCGGATATTCAAAAAACTCGAATGATGAGTATTTGAAAAATAAGGTGACTTATCACCTCGGTATGGTAAAGGAATATTTGGGATATCATGGCGAAGCATCAGAGCATTTTATTGAAACAGCCAATTTCTTTGAAAAAAATATGGCGTTGAAAAATCTTCATATCAATACAAAACTTAACTACGAATCAGGTTACTTGAATAGCATTTATCGCCTGAGCAAATGTTATCTTAATATGAAATTGTATGCGAAAGAAGATTCACTGATTGACATCGGACTTAAAAAGTTAGACACAACGGATCAACATTCTTTAGAATATGCATACTTTCAGAAGGGCAAAGGTATCCAGTTGATACGTGAGGGTCAATCTGCTGAAGCCTTAAAACATTTGAGATTAGCGCAAGATATTTTGAATCATAAACAAGATTTTGCATCCCTGGCAACTGTAAATTTCTATCTTGGAAAATTATATTGGGAAGCGGGAAGAAGGGGAGAGTCAGTAAAGTACTTGATTAAAGTGGATTCTATTGTCAATAAATTTCAGTATATCACTCCCGAAATAAGGGCAAGCTATGAGTATCTGATTAATGATGCTAAGTATTCTCGCAATGCCGAAAAGCAACTTTACTATACCAATCAACTTTTAAAAGCAGATTCAATCATTATCAACGACTTTCCAAAACTCTCGTCAAAAATCAAGAATGAGTATGATACCGAAAGACTGACTTCTGATAAGAAGAAATTGATGAAAGAAAATCACATCGGTACCATACTATATTTATGTTCAATAGCAATTGGCTTTGGCTTTATTGGATACATCATTTACCAATCTATTAAAAAAGAAAAAG
Above is a genomic segment from Chryseobacterium mulctrae containing:
- a CDS encoding helix-turn-helix domain-containing protein; amino-acid sequence: MLILALFVNLFHSQEQENSYKKLSALFNSYPENDERAMVYVNMYIGKAKKEHDFNKVIAGYEEAIYYSNTAERKLRYGDSAIVAAVKSTDNDQISRAYLGKGIIYYYNIRNHKKALEEYLKAFGYSKNSNDEYLKNKVTYHLGMVKEYLGYHGEASEHFIETANFFEKNMALKNLHINTKLNYESGYLNSIYRLSKCYLNMKLYAKEDSLIDIGLKKLDTTDQHSLEYAYFQKGKGIQLIREGQSAEALKHLRLAQDILNHKQDFASLATVNFYLGKLYWEAGRRGESVKYLIKVDSIVNKFQYITPEIRASYEYLINDAKYSRNAEKQLYYTNQLLKADSIIINDFPKLSSKIKNEYDTERLTSDKKKLMKENHIGTILYLCSIAIGFGFIGYIIYQSIKKEKELTSRYDQLKDKFQNYKEQSEKLNIPEDSGNEDKLNVEELIDDQQTEQESTKELPSTERIEEVKRNLVVFQEKKQFLKKNIKLPEVASMIGSNRTTLSYVINDHLDTTFPEYLKTLRINYITNMMLEDKKYLNYKIDSLAEMCGMLNRQVFTRHFREINGMSPKDFMRKRNQELDQQ
- a CDS encoding MauE/DoxX family redox-associated membrane protein; this encodes MKTIKTRFVEIVSYFFILLFCYASISKMMDFENFQYQIGQSPLLTSYSDIISYGILALELSVSMLLIFEKTRRLGLYASFVLMVSFSFYIYLILNYSEFIPCSCGGILEKMDWRTHLIFNIITVFLAAAAILVQTKILKENLTSAAILMFLLSLCSVGILIFLHQQSVNLTEKENNFVRRFLQHPVDEERRFDLKVNSYYFAGSTKDSMYLGNHTTPFILSSIDNDFQKIKALSVVPDQSDFTFKSSKMLVKNNHYYLYDGTIPILYKGNTGQTNLKTISYKQIYFSQLQTLNEESFPIITYSLEKKIQSLGLLSLNPKVNSKVHPELLEKVNDGIFDTDGKLAVDHYSDKIIYSYSYKNKFVVLDSNLKNKQTFHTIDDLSNQQIEVVHLKDGQKKMKNHPVIVNKSVFAYKGLLFIESDRMGKFENKKQQKQSITICTSSN
- a CDS encoding IS3 family transposase (programmed frameshift); protein product: METPKKKSSEKFIKDIRKNTRRIFTAEQKILIVMEGLRAETSVAELCRQHNIAQSQFYSWNKEFMEAGKKRLNGDVIREATSDEVSDLKKENARLKEMVADLVLRYDIVKKSRHAGLTHKYRKFMRLSASEKYEIIQEVTTSEIGVKRTLESFGIARSTFYKWYQKYLENGYDGLETSKRTSKRQWNSIPEEQKDLVVEIALEHTELSSRELAHKITDEQGIFISESSVYRILKQRDLIPAPNHFLLSAANEFKDKTEFVHQMWQTDFTYFKVIGWGWYYLSTVLDDYSRYIIHWELCDSMKAEDVKRTVNTAIEKAKLKSKAKPKLLSDNGSCYISNELRTYLKDDLKMKQVHGKPMHPQTQGKIERYHRTMKNVVKLNHFYHPEELVEALEKFVENYNNKRYHESLKNLPPADVYFGRSEQILEKRRQIKSDSIRKRRQLYFQQKFINL